The candidate division KSB1 bacterium DNA segment GAGAAAGATAACGGCTGGTTCCTGGAAAACGGCTACATCGAAGGCAACAAGGCCAAAGCCATCCGTAACCAGGTCGACCAGCTCTGCACCGAGCTCAAAGACGATGCCATTCACCTGGTCAATGCGTTTGCAATTCCGGATAATCTTTTAGGTGCGCCGATAGCTCTGGAAAAGTAAACAAACCTTAGATGACCCTATTGATTTAGATGGAGGAAAAAGGCAAGGGCAGACAGGTGAAACTTAACAGACACCTCATCTGTAAAACTTCTTGACAGAAACGGTTTTTGTAACTATATTGGTTACGAACTCGTAGGTGATTTTATGAACACAAGTAGCAAATTTGTCGTCGCCACCCACGTTATGGTGGCAATGGCCGCATTTAAATTAGCAAGCGGCAAGTATCAGGTATTTAAATCAGATTTTATTTCTGGTAGTGTAAACACGAATCCCGTAGTCATTCGCCGAATTTTAGGTCTGCTTCGCAAAGCCGGCCTGGTCGTTTCCCCAACCGGCCCGGAAGGCGGCTCAAAGCTCGCAAAAAACCCGGACAAAATCACCCTCCTCGAAATTCACGACGCTGTTGAAGACTCCTGCCTCTTTCATCTGCACTACCGCGATCCAAATCAAGAATGCCCGATTGGTCACAATATTCAGGATGCCTTGAGCGGCGTTTTTGCTGATGCGGAAAGCGCAATTAAAAATGTTCTGGCCAAAAAAACGCTGGCAGATATTGCGCGGGATATCATGGACCGTTCAGGCATCTCAAAAAAACTCGCAGAAGGATTCTCCTTTGAGCAACTGAGACAGGACTTTGTTTTTCAGTCGGGAAAAATCATCGAAAAACCGCTGGTTGGCTGATTTCTTAAACAAAATCAAAGACCGAACCTCACTCAGCCTTCGGCGGATTGTTTTTAATACCTAAGTTGAGCGATTGTAGATAAAATAAAAAACCTTTTGAGTTTGTAAGCTATTGTTATTATTTTAATTGTAATGAATCAACGGAAATAATAACACCAAACCCAAAAGGTATAAGAATATGGCAAAAAAATCCGTATCGACGCAAGCAAAAATTACCAAAATTGACGTCACAAGAGAGAAAGTTTCTGGTCGCGGCGGCATATTTTTCTTCCTGCGATATGTTGAGAACATCATTTTTTATCCTCTGTTTGAGAAATATTTTAACTTTCTCAGGGTATCAGCGAAAGGTCTGCCGATTTACCAATTTATCAAACAGCTTCTTGCCCATTTCATCGACGGTACGGATATGTCGATGAGCAGTTTTGACCGTCGTAAAGGTGACGAATCTTATGCTGCTGTTTTGGAGAACGTTCCTGAGCAAATGGCATCCTCTCATCAAATGAAACGTGTTTTTAGTAAACTTGCCTATATTGGCAATCGGGTTTATCGGAGCTTATTGCATCGATTGTTTATTTGGCGTCTGAAGATAGAAAAACCTGCTATCATTATTTTGTTTCTCGACACCATGATTCTAGACAACGACGATGCTGACAAACGCGAAGGCGTTGAGCCGACTTATAAGAAAAAAAAGGGGTTCCAGCCTTTTCATATTTCCTGGGGGCCTTATCTGGTCGATGTGATTTTTCGCAATGGCAGCGCTCACAGTAATCACGGCTGTGATGTCATCAAATCCGTCGCCAAAATAACCCGCCTCATTCGTAAAAAGTATAGCGATGTCCCCATCATTCTGCTCAGCGACAGCGGCTTCCTCGACGATGCCAATTTTCGTTATTTTGAAGAACGATTGAAGATTCATTATATCTGTGCCGGTAAACAGTATGCTGATTTAAAACAATACGCACAACAAATTCCGTCACAACAGTATAAGACGCTTGTCAAAGGCAAGCAGTCCTGGCAGTATGTTGAGTTTGGCAATCGCTTGAAGAGCTGGCCGAAATTTCGCAGATGTATATTCACAACCCTGGAAACAGAGGAAGACGGCCAACTGAATCTGGAATTTGCCAAAACCGATAGTTTCATTTACACAAACCTCGGAACCGATAAAGTGTTGACCGAAAAGCTCACCCGAGCCGGCGGCCAGCATTACCTGACACCGGAGGGCATTATCGAACTGAACCATCAACGCGGCAAGGGGGAACTCGTACATCGTTCCATAAAAGAATTTGCTACCAAAGAACAATTGCCATTCGAACGCTTCGGTATGAACCGGGCATACTACTATTTTTTAGTCATCAGCCATTTTCTTTACGAAGCCTTCAAACGCGATGTGCTCGACGATGTTATTCCGGTGACATGCTATCCAAATACCTTTAGACGAAGGATCATCGACTTTGCTGCGAAAATCGTGGCAACCGGCGGTCACATCATTCTGAAAGTGACAGAGACTGTTGTTGAACAGCTACAGTTAAAATTATTATGGCACCGGGTCAAAATACCAGTACCTATAACGGTAACATAGAAAAAAGAAAATTCAAAAAATTCGAGGGTGAAGTACGTCTTCAAAGTCCTATTTTCGCTCTCCGTTAAGAAAAATGACAAATCCAATGCACATTCGGGACCAAAAACGAAGGGTTCAACATTGAATCTGGAAAAGCAGTGCTAAAATCACATCTG contains these protein-coding regions:
- a CDS encoding Rrf2 family transcriptional regulator, which encodes MNTSSKFVVATHVMVAMAAFKLASGKYQVFKSDFISGSVNTNPVVIRRILGLLRKAGLVVSPTGPEGGSKLAKNPDKITLLEIHDAVEDSCLFHLHYRDPNQECPIGHNIQDALSGVFADAESAIKNVLAKKTLADIARDIMDRSGISKKLAEGFSFEQLRQDFVFQSGKIIEKPLVG
- a CDS encoding IS1380 family transposase, translating into MAKKSVSTQAKITKIDVTREKVSGRGGIFFFLRYVENIIFYPLFEKYFNFLRVSAKGLPIYQFIKQLLAHFIDGTDMSMSSFDRRKGDESYAAVLENVPEQMASSHQMKRVFSKLAYIGNRVYRSLLHRLFIWRLKIEKPAIIILFLDTMILDNDDADKREGVEPTYKKKKGFQPFHISWGPYLVDVIFRNGSAHSNHGCDVIKSVAKITRLIRKKYSDVPIILLSDSGFLDDANFRYFEERLKIHYICAGKQYADLKQYAQQIPSQQYKTLVKGKQSWQYVEFGNRLKSWPKFRRCIFTTLETEEDGQLNLEFAKTDSFIYTNLGTDKVLTEKLTRAGGQHYLTPEGIIELNHQRGKGELVHRSIKEFATKEQLPFERFGMNRAYYYFLVISHFLYEAFKRDVLDDVIPVTCYPNTFRRRIIDFAAKIVATGGHIILKVTETVVEQLQLKLLWHRVKIPVPITVT